A window of Zingiber officinale cultivar Zhangliang chromosome 5A, Zo_v1.1, whole genome shotgun sequence contains these coding sequences:
- the LOC121982826 gene encoding membrane protein PM19L-like: protein MATEGLKPVASLLLFLNFCMYAIVASIGGWALNVAINHGFIIGQGLALPANFSPVFFPIGNQATGFFVIFALIAGVVGAAAAIAGVHHVRSWHYESLPSAASSALVAWGLTLLAMGLACKEANLEGRNIRLKTMEAFLIILSATQLIYILVIHGGGGSGARTRT, encoded by the exons ATGGCAACCGAAGGGTTAAAGCCtgttgcttctcttcttctcttcctcaactTCTGTATGTATGCGATTGTAGCTTCCATTGGCGGATGGGCGCTCAATGTAGCCATCAACCATGGCTTCATAATAG GTCAAGGACTTGCACTTCCAGCTAATTTTTCACCGGTCTTTTTCCCAATTGGGAACCAAGCCACTGGCTTCTTTGTGATATTTGCTTTGATAGCTGGCGTTGTTGGTGCCGCGGCAGCCATTGCTGGAGTTCACCATGTTCGTAGTTGGCATTATGAGAGTTTGCCATCTGCTGCGTCCTCTGCTTTGGTAGCTTGGGGCCTAACTCTTCTTGCAATGGG GTTGGCTTGCAAAGAGGCTAATCTGGAGGGAAGAAACATTCGCCTT AAAACCATGGAGGCCTTCCTGATCATTCTTTCCGCGACACAGTTGATATACATTCTTGTCATACATGGAGGAGGAGGATCTGGTGCAAGAACAAGGACTTGA